Part of the Catalinimonas alkaloidigena genome is shown below.
ATCGGCATTACCGGTATGTACTGTGAAAGTTGAAGGGCTAGCGCTCCATTTTTTATACTGTTTTTTTTACTTCAAAATAAGCCTCACCTTTTAGCCAAACTTCTCTGCTCCCTTCATTATTATTGACGCTATATCTAATCTCTGAGTTTTTATTCAAAGTAATCGTACTACTGTCTGGTAGTATATATGTTGTGGTAGTATTACCTGCACTTAAAGAGTATACGTTGCTTTTAGTGCCCCACCAGTAAATTAAAATGCCACTAATTAGAAGTAAAGAAAAACCAGCTGCTCTAATCCATAAGCCCCTCTTATTCGTTTTTTCTCTTAGGGTCTGACTTTCAATCTTTTTCCAGCTCTCGATAAATGAAGTATTGATTACGACATCTTT
Proteins encoded:
- a CDS encoding FecR domain-containing protein, translated to MKHEHYTATDFVQDSSFQKWILNKDQEAHAYWSKWLHEHPNKAVEIKKAIDIIETLELDKDVVINTSFIESWKKIESQTLREKTNKRGLWIRAAGFSLLLISGILIYWWGTKSNVYSLSAGNTTTTYILPDSSTITLNKNSEIRYSVNNNEGSREVWLKGEAYFEVKKTV